From the Anas platyrhynchos isolate ZD024472 breed Pekin duck chromosome 37, IASCAAS_PekinDuck_T2T, whole genome shotgun sequence genome, the window CAGCACGGAGGCCTTCAGGCTGGATGACAGCCTTCATCCTGAATTTCACAggtgaggacaaaaaaaataaagatgaagagcatgaattttatttcatgaagtcCAAGTTGAAGTTGTCTCTGTGGATATATACTGATAGAAGTCTTCTGTTATACTCCAAGAAACTCAATgcactgcattatttttctaaagctctTTAATTGCTGTTGTTTAATCATCAAAAGCCTTTCCTTGCTGATGTTTATTCTTAACAGCCCAGCAGCTTAGCCCAGTGTTTCTGAGTGGAGTATTTAACTAAGCTAAGGCTCcctgggaggaagaaagggctCTTCTCCAGAGTGGCTAATGCAGCGTTATGTACATATATCTCTTGATACAATTGTGCATTGTTGTTCAGGAAAATCCGGATGATACGAGCAGATCTGTACCTGGAGACGTTTGCTTCGGACAGATCTCACATGAAAGATGCAGATGGGAAATGGCAGAAACCTCCTCCCTCGTACCCCTGCATTGAAACAGCAGGTGAGCTGGCAggactcctttttccttttaacagagTTGAATGATTCAGTCAGAGGTGGgtgcaataaataaatgtgcttttggACATGTGCTTTGGAAGCGTATCCAGCCAGCACAGTGTgtggggacaaaatggggctCTGCAGTGCTTGCCTTTTCCGAACATGTAAAGTGTAGCGTGCTTCCTGgcagctgccactgctgttATCAAACACGAACTGCTGGTCTTCAGAAACTGAGCAGAGAGTAAGAGGTATGAAATGTTGCAGTGGGGAGCTGAAACAGAGGCCAAGCAACCTGCCTAGGGTTGGAAAGGGAATTTTTAACACGGTGATTACCCCACTTTTTTTTATCACACGGCGTTTCAGCTTACTCGAACCAGGTGTTTGCCAAGCTGGCTAATGTTTGCCATGTGcttattctctccttttcttcccagatGGAGAGAAGTGTggtgaagttttgttttggtggagtTTGTTGATGCTGTGCAcgtttggttttgctgcttttttaataatacaatgCTACCATATATTTCTGTTAGAGAAGGTGGGGTCAAAGGAACATGTCTTGTGTCTAGAGCCAAGTTTATTGTGGTTTTAAGCTACAGGCAAGTTAATTCACagtttttgtgttgctttctaAGAAAGTTTGGCGTTTCACTTGGGTATAAATGAGTTATGAGTGGGGGCGGGAGCACAGGTACAGCCTTGTGAAGCATTTTTAGAAATTCCAGGCTATGAAACACCTGTCTCAGCCAGCCCCCAGGTCATCCTTGGGATGTTGGTAGGTAGCTAAAGATGCAGAGACTTTGATTGCTCCCATACTTCATTCCTTAGCCTGTACCTtgccaggctgggaggagcaTCCCCAAGTCATCCAGTCCAGACCCTGCTCAAAGCCGGTGCAATTAGACTGAGGGGCTTTAAGACTCTGTCTGGTCTAGCCTGGAACAACTCCAGGGACGGCCATtgcaccacctctctgggcacagTGTTCCAATATTTGATCCCAGGCATGAATTCAATACAATTCCAGTATGCAACCAGAGTTTCCTGTGTTCCCACTCGAGTgctttgcttcttgtcctgttgcCAGCCACCTGGAAGGCTCTGAGTGCACCTGTGGTGATGTGCTCTTGTCTGGGCAGTCACCTGGGTGTTGCAGGGGACGGTGACTGCTTACCCTGCGCCCACCCAAGGTGGAGGATCGCTGACTGGGTAGCTCTGGGATTGGGGTCAGAACAGGAGGAGACTCTGTCAGGTCTAGGACATCTCGTTCACACTGCCTTTCGCTCAGTGCAAGTTTCTCaggctttgattttgtttttcctttcctcacctGAGGCACCTCGTAATGGTGTGTGCTTCAATGTATGCACAGTCTTATCAGGCATAAAGCACCTGATTTCAAACTTGATAGGAAGCCAGGTGGCTGACCTTTGGTTAGTGTAAAACAGCCTGGGACATTGATGTTCATCCACGCCAAATGCCTTTATGGATAATTGCTTCCTCCCCACTTAGAGTACTCTCTTTTCCATGCTAATTTGTGTTTGTGGAAGATTAAATTGCTCGCTGCTGGTGTTAGAGGTGACTGTAATTTAACAGCTGGCGGAATTGATCACGTATATGGCTTTAGTGCCAATTTATTTGTGAGATCAGAGCATTACATTACTCCTTGAGGTTATATTGCTGTCATTTAGAGAAGCCAGAGTTATAAGCTCTTGAGAAGATGACTACAAAAGCTTATCAGTTACAAGGACTCATATTACATCTATTTGGTCTGTCTTTGATGCTAAACAAATgcttgaagactgaaaaatagcataaatacatatatttttttttaatgtatatgagCATTgtactgttaaaaagaaatgagcttGTGAACTTagggtatttaaagaaaatcagcgCTCTGGTGCTGCTGCGTCTTAAAGGATGTTAGTTACACTCAACACACCCTGCTTCACTTATCCAGTGGGGGTTTAAAGCTTTTAGTAAACTTAAAAAGATTGGAGGTTTTGTTCTTGATACTGAAATATTGCCTCttcagggcagagcagctgctgagcccaAATAGAGCACTTTGGGCAAGGAAATTCTGTAGCATTTAAGTCAAATGTAGGCCAAATAGGGTAATGTAAATACCCACTGTGGTGCTGGGACAAGGCACTGGGACCAGTGATGCCTTTTTATGAAGTTTACCAGGAAGTGTTAAAGGACTGTGAAATTCCTGTTGGAATTCAACCAATAAACTATCAGGAAccagtgaagcatttttttttcctaatactaaCTCAAAAGGAATAATTCTTGTGTTGGAGTAAGTCTTGTGTTGGCAGTGCTCTGGcctctgttcctctgctgcaggtgctcatcctgcttttttaaataaaactaaacaagaTCTGTTTTGAGGTGTGGATTCACCATTCTGGAGCTGGCTAGCCCAGCCTGGGGTTTTCTTTTAAGTCTTCCTCCTACAAATGAATGAGGTTTGATTCTGCATGGTTTAAGTCCCGATGAGAtcagccctccttgctgcaagCCTGTGTAAAATCCAGCTTGCACCCTGCAGTTACTCAGGTCTTACTGCTTCGATACAACTGGTAGCACCAGCTCCTAACGCTGAAAAGCCTCACTTTGATTTTCAGTTCTCCCCAGGTGTTTGGCAGCACACAGGCAGAATGGATGTGTAaaggctttttgttctttttattactaCTGAAATCCCTAGAAGCCATGAATTCTGGgggtttatttctgaagaatgcAGGTAGGGCAGCTGAGGAACTGTGTGGGTGCCGTGTGTGATGCGTTTCTGTAACGGGCAGCTGCTAGACAGGGCAGGCAGGTGGCTGCAGTTCCCTTCTGTACCTTCTCCACAAGGTAATGGCAGGATCctagcagaaggaaagaaggactgATACAGATCTAAGCAGCTCATGCGTGCTATAACCTGATtcccatttgaaaataaaactgttgtgaGAAAcacctcaaataattttcttcagacaggatcttctgtgaagttattttatttgcGAGTGCAATGGCATGCGGCCTGTCAATCAGGAGCGCATTTCAGTAAACAAACCATAACCTTTTATTCGCTATTACCCGatgcctgatcacctcccctgtttcctcactgaatcctctctggatttattcttCGTTCCCCCTCAGCCACTAGATGCCCTAACTATTTGACTTCTCTTTttctatgaattttaatttattttccaatcctttcaagccctgttttcccagaaattcaaatagcttgttagtgccttccttcacagctgttttctcctgtcctaaCAATAGAAGATCATCCATATATTGTTACAGCAACACCCCCTTTGGAGGTTGGAATTACTCCAAAAACTCCTGTTGGCAGATGCCACAGGTATCGTGGCTGTTAGGCTGTGCACTATCggatggtgtttttgttttgtccctgCTCAGGGCAAAAGTGTCAGACTTgatcaaaaaagaaatgaaaacgtGCACGGATCTCGGAATGCACCAGGTAGGTCTCACGGACTGTAAACAAAGTGAGTTTGGGCAAAGAGGAAGCCTTAGCTCTGTGCGTGCCCAAATGCAGACTAGTGTAACACCTACAGCATCAGAGGAGGACTGTGAGCGTGTtgtaaatcttaaaaataaacaggagatttttcattattattttttgccactttttatctgcttcagaaaaaggcttttgtggTGGTCTGTTTTTGCGGAGCTGTTGGCTAAAGCTGTAAGGTCTCACATAAGTGCACAGCCTTTAGATGTGACACGTGAATAACAAGGATGACAAAGGGGGACTTCTGTCTCCTGAACCAAAGGAGATGGGAGAGCACTACAGGCAGTTACATGGCTCTCATACTGCTTTAGTGCCACCTACTGACTGGTCTTTAGACCATCTGCTCTTCGCGGGACGGTGaagcttgtttcttcttcttgcttGCCTGTTACAACAGGTTTTGCTCTCATTAAACTCCTGATGCACTGTGTTATGCCCTGCCACCACCCTCCTGACTGTCAGAGACTGTTTCCCTTCCTACAGACAGTGTGACAGCAGTTCCCAAGTTGctaacagcagctgctttggtTGTGACTCTGCTGGAACAATCCCCCTTGGGCTTCTTCACCATTCgcagaacattttaattaaattattcttctgCTATGCTCAGTGCACATAAAGCAGGGACTTGTTTATCTTTCAGATCTTAAACTACATGAGTAATCAcattaattgtaaaataaaagcatctgagAGGAAAAGACAAGCTGGGGATTGGAAAACAAGCTTACCAGGCTACCTGCATGCTGGAACTGTTATCCTCTGCTGGTTGTTCTGGAGTTCCAACAGAAAATTGCTGGGCTTGTGCTATTTTAAATCCCCACGTAGTCAAGTAGAAAGTGGCCTAGTGCTGGCACTTGTGGCAGCAGTGGGACTGTGGTTGAGAGAGTTTTTGATGTTCAGTACCCAAAGGGGCTGACAAGGAAAAGGTCAAGTTAGGGGCCAGACCTTGCaggtgctgagagctggggctcAGAAAATCCCAAAGCTGTGCTGCGGTGTAGATATGGTGCAAACaagagggctgcaggggctgcgtgTTGGCTGGGACTGCTGGGTATGGGATTCCCAAACGTTGTCTTCCCTTCCTCGCTTACACTATCTGTAATGGTGAGCCTAATTACACAGGCTTTTTGCAGCTGGAGCAAATTCCATTTCTATGGAATTTGGTTCTGGTGGCTCTGTAtggtctgcagagctgttggactgctgctcagcaagtGTGCTGTGAGCTGCTCTGAGTTATACTTTCAAACGGTTTTTCTTGGGATTTTCATGGTAGCTGTATGTGCTACAGAAGCTGAATCGGGAACTCTGACATTTCActtctctgctcttgttttAGATTCCAAGATGAACTTGGATGATTTCATCGGTATGAATCCCAGAGTGGGCTGGGGCTCAGTGCTGCCCTTATCGGACTTTGTGCGCCAGTTTGGCAGACAGACTCATCTCAGCTGCTCCGTGAAAGCACAGTgaagtaaagaagctctttctgctgcaggttgcaggtggtttgatttgttttgctgctcttaCATTGTATTTATGAATGgtttacatttctttatatgGAATAAGCGTTTGGGCAAATACAGTACCCAGGGTACACTGAACTGAataaagtcttttatttttattacaaaagagtcaacttcttttttttttaataaatcagatCAGAGGTTGACATCCCACCATAAACGTGTTGCTCTGTTGTAAACAGAGGCCACCCTTGCAGctccccccactaccaaaacctcgCCACATAAACCCAGCACCTGGGCGTCACTCAACAGAGCCATTGAGCTGTAGAACATCAGGTTGTCATCCCTCCAGACATGAGTTTGCTCCTTGATTAAACTACTGAGCTGGTTCCTGGTGGCTGAAATCCATGGCACGCTCCCTTTAGTGAGGCTCAGATAGGAGAATTTGCCACGTTTGGTCTAATTTCAGGATCAAGGCTGTTAAGGAGAACAGAGACAACCATTATTCAGAATGTAGAAGTTAAAAATCAGCATGAAGAAacgttcctttt encodes:
- the LOC140001121 gene encoding protein N-terminal glutamine amidohydrolase-like isoform X2; amino-acid sequence: MAELDEDRYRPAVPPRAACAYTGCYCEENVWKLCDYIRSRGERPVEEFYAVFISNERRMDYHVILLRVSSGEQNFIYDLDTELPFPCPFDGYSTEAFRLDDSLHPEFHRKIRMIRADLYLETFASDRSHMKDADGKWQKPPPSYPCIETADSKMNLDDFIGMNPRVGWGSVLPLSDFVRQFGRQTHLSCSVKAQ
- the LOC140001121 gene encoding protein N-terminal glutamine amidohydrolase-like isoform X4; the protein is MVPLWKQKSGHGDEPVVWDYHVILLRVSSGEQNFIYDLDTELPFPCPFDGYSTEAFRLDDSLHPEFHRKIRMIRADLYLETFASDRSHMKDADGKWQKPPPSYPCIETADSKMNLDDFIGMNPRVGWGSVLPLSDFVRQFGRQTHLSCSVKAQ